In Francisella hispaniensis FSC454, a genomic segment contains:
- a CDS encoding acetyl-CoA carboxylase carboxyltransferase subunit alpha, which yields MNYLDFESKIKEIEDKITSLSHVFEDEKTEAEIKKLSKKRLELMESTYSKLTDWQVVQLSRHPDRPYFKDLLPLIFTDFQELHGDRTFGDDLAVIGGLAKLNDKPVMVIGQEKGRDTKSKIKHNFGMMHPEGYRKALRLMKLAEKFNMPVVTFIDTPGAYPGIKAEERGQSEAIARNLLEMSALKVPVVCIVIGEGCSGGALGIGVGDRLLMLQYSYFATISPEGCASILHKTAEKASEVTQMMNITSGRLKELKIVDEVIAEPLGGAHRDYETTATNIRKAVAAELKILSEMTVEQRNSKRYDKLMSFGRFKEA from the coding sequence ATGAATTATTTAGACTTTGAGTCAAAAATAAAAGAAATCGAAGATAAAATCACATCTTTGTCGCATGTGTTTGAAGATGAAAAAACAGAAGCTGAGATTAAAAAGCTAAGTAAGAAAAGACTTGAGCTTATGGAGTCTACTTATTCCAAGCTTACAGATTGGCAAGTAGTACAGTTATCACGCCATCCTGATAGACCGTATTTCAAAGATTTATTACCGTTAATTTTTACTGACTTCCAAGAGTTGCATGGTGATAGAACTTTTGGTGATGATTTAGCTGTTATCGGTGGTTTAGCAAAATTAAACGACAAGCCAGTTATGGTAATTGGTCAGGAAAAAGGTCGTGATACCAAGAGTAAAATAAAACATAATTTCGGTATGATGCATCCAGAAGGATATCGTAAAGCTTTAAGACTTATGAAGCTAGCAGAGAAGTTTAATATGCCTGTTGTGACTTTTATTGATACTCCAGGTGCATACCCTGGTATCAAAGCAGAAGAGCGTGGTCAAAGTGAAGCTATTGCAAGAAACTTATTAGAGATGAGTGCACTAAAAGTTCCTGTTGTATGTATCGTGATTGGAGAGGGTTGTTCTGGTGGTGCCTTAGGCATAGGTGTTGGTGATAGATTACTTATGCTACAGTATAGTTATTTTGCGACTATTTCACCTGAAGGATGTGCTTCAATTCTACACAAAACAGCTGAGAAAGCATCTGAAGTTACACAAATGATGAATATTACCTCAGGGCGCCTTAAAGAATTAAAAATAGTTGATGAAGTAATTGCTGAGCCTCTAGGTGGAGCTCATCGTGATTATGAAACTACTGCTACTAACATCAGGAAGGCTGTAGCTGCAGAGCTAAAAATACTTTCTGAGATGACAGTCGAACAAAGAAATTCTAAAAGATATGATAAACTAATGTCTTTTGGAAGATTCAAGGAAGCATAG
- the secB gene encoding protein-export chaperone SecB: MQNNEIQLSFLIQKVYTKDVSFETINSPACFKEQWNPSSDFNIDINTTKINDENFELDLTITVTTKNNETNAYIAEVTQSGIFTITGMSEEQIDSVLNTYCANTLFPYAKRIIDSSIIKGGFLPLNLAPINFDAIYLQKKSSPQREH; encoded by the coding sequence ATGCAAAATAATGAAATCCAGCTATCTTTCTTAATCCAAAAAGTATATACAAAAGATGTTTCTTTTGAGACTATTAATTCACCTGCTTGTTTTAAAGAACAATGGAATCCTAGTTCTGATTTCAATATTGATATAAATACCACAAAAATAAATGATGAAAATTTCGAACTAGATTTAACTATCACTGTAACTACAAAGAATAATGAAACTAATGCTTATATAGCTGAAGTTACTCAATCTGGAATATTTACAATCACTGGTATGAGCGAAGAACAAATTGATTCTGTACTTAATACATACTGTGCAAATACCCTTTTTCCTTATGCCAAAAGAATAATTGACTCTTCAATAATCAAAGGAGGCTTCTTACCTCTTAACCTTGCACCAATCAACTTTGATGCAATATACCTACAAAAGAAATCTTCTCCTCAACGCGAGCATTAA
- a CDS encoding ATP-grasp domain-containing protein yields MSTVLENKPRVLIVDPVASADYLITELHKFAIETFILFTLDLTKISSNFCFKSKLVNEKNIFICEKTAIDITKFTQLNIDYVICGYEDSVAIADYLMQQITNYSNDLNTSEYRNNKYLMHQVLKDNQINYLKQEIINLKNIKNSHFNYPCFIKPLDGSASVGTAILNSQAELVDYVKRDFYSPVGRNYSEFIISEYIKGVEYAVGTFSKDGEHYVSSVQKYVTKIHHGAPVILSFELENNKEIIAKVTEYAKIVLTKLGVRNGFAHTEIFLTAENNPVLIEVNPRISGASGALNTLASYSGLDTQIEIFAQKIFNKELAKKEKSFSKAICLYNFSNKPLPDLNLLKLKYPSINIVDQKKPVGYTRTTTSNLYKSDVVTFIILKHKNIKQLEQDYKDILQLDLSGNYF; encoded by the coding sequence ATGTCAACAGTATTAGAAAATAAGCCTAGAGTTTTAATTGTTGATCCAGTCGCTTCTGCAGATTATCTTATAACTGAGTTACATAAATTTGCTATAGAAACCTTTATACTATTTACTTTAGACCTAACCAAAATCTCATCTAATTTTTGTTTTAAATCTAAATTGGTAAATGAAAAAAATATTTTTATTTGTGAAAAAACTGCTATTGATATAACAAAATTCACACAATTAAATATTGATTATGTAATTTGTGGTTATGAAGACTCTGTAGCAATAGCAGATTATCTTATGCAGCAAATCACAAATTACTCAAATGATCTAAATACCTCAGAATATAGAAATAATAAATATCTGATGCACCAAGTGCTTAAGGATAACCAGATAAATTATCTTAAACAAGAAATTATTAATTTAAAAAATATTAAAAACAGTCATTTTAATTATCCTTGTTTTATAAAACCATTGGATGGTAGTGCAAGTGTTGGTACAGCAATTTTAAATTCTCAGGCTGAATTAGTTGATTATGTAAAAAGAGATTTTTATTCACCTGTAGGTAGAAACTATAGTGAATTCATTATCTCTGAGTATATTAAAGGTGTAGAATATGCTGTTGGAACATTTTCAAAAGATGGCGAACACTATGTATCTTCAGTACAAAAATATGTTACTAAAATACATCATGGGGCTCCAGTAATACTATCTTTTGAGTTAGAGAACAATAAAGAGATAATAGCTAAAGTTACTGAATATGCCAAGATAGTTTTGACAAAACTTGGAGTCAGAAATGGCTTTGCTCACACAGAAATTTTTTTGACTGCCGAGAATAATCCAGTTTTAATTGAAGTAAATCCCCGAATCTCTGGTGCATCTGGAGCGCTAAACACCTTAGCATCATATTCTGGTCTTGATACGCAGATTGAAATTTTTGCACAAAAAATTTTCAATAAAGAACTTGCTAAAAAAGAAAAATCTTTTTCGAAAGCCATATGTTTATATAACTTTTCTAACAAGCCTCTACCAGATCTGAATTTATTAAAATTAAAATATCCATCAATAAATATAGTCGACCAAAAAAAACCAGTAGGATATACTAGAACAACTACAAGTAATTTATATAAATCAGATGTAGTAACTTTTATAATACTTAAACATAAAAACATAAAACAGTTAGAACAAGATTATAAAGACATATTACAACTAGATTTGAGTGGTAATTATTTTTAA
- a CDS encoding PilW family protein — MITKRNNRTAGFTLPELMVSMVIAAIVMAMAIGIYIDMKKQYIKLNDKHKINTNQLLIKQIFYNAIGHAGFTTKYGDIYQQLVDNSGDNFGDIFGKMGIITIGKAPIQNLEGLPKGLSLSVEACKERMLHDEDLRNMNINESIHCVQPDTDFLIIQKSSLDSTLKTNSSNNIFKINEFQKDTPPEKDLKANDYLVLCNAFECELVKVGAVTLDFISTTKLVEDKFKIGDYVGKYILEVFFVAASGKKDKDDQEIYSLYEYVKQNSNDSEIYELIDNVSDLKIEYVLNSDIHQGSAKLKWQSPQQQLIKVKSATIAALKISFKVSGQPTSKIFLLGQV, encoded by the coding sequence ATGATAACCAAGCGTAATAATAGAACTGCTGGGTTCACATTACCAGAGTTAATGGTTTCAATGGTTATAGCAGCTATTGTTATGGCAATGGCTATTGGTATTTATATTGATATGAAGAAGCAATATATTAAACTAAATGATAAGCATAAAATAAACACTAATCAGCTTTTGATTAAGCAAATCTTCTATAATGCTATAGGACATGCAGGATTTACGACAAAATATGGCGATATCTATCAACAGCTTGTGGATAACTCAGGGGATAACTTTGGAGATATCTTTGGGAAAATGGGTATAATAACCATTGGAAAAGCTCCAATTCAAAATTTAGAAGGTCTGCCAAAGGGATTAAGTCTTTCAGTTGAAGCTTGTAAAGAGCGAATGTTGCATGATGAAGATCTCAGAAATATGAATATAAACGAAAGTATTCATTGTGTACAACCAGATACAGATTTTTTGATAATTCAAAAAAGTAGCTTAGACTCAACTTTGAAAACTAATTCATCAAATAATATTTTTAAAATAAATGAGTTCCAAAAAGATACACCACCAGAGAAAGATCTTAAAGCTAATGATTATTTAGTTTTATGTAATGCTTTTGAGTGTGAACTAGTTAAGGTTGGTGCTGTTACACTAGATTTTATCTCAACTACTAAGCTAGTTGAAGATAAGTTTAAAATTGGTGACTACGTTGGTAAGTATATTCTAGAAGTTTTCTTTGTAGCAGCTAGTGGCAAAAAAGATAAAGATGATCAAGAGATTTATTCTTTATATGAATATGTTAAACAAAACTCTAATGACTCGGAGATATATGAGTTAATAGATAATGTCAGTGATTTAAAGATTGAATATGTTTTAAATTCTGATATTCATCAAGGAAGTGCAAAACTAAAGTGGCAATCGCCACAACAGCAGCTAATAAAAGTAAAAAGTGCTACAATTGCGGCGCTTAAAATTTCTTTTAAAGTATCAGGTCAACCAACTAGTAAGATATTCTTATTAGGTCAAGTTTAG
- the murQ gene encoding N-acetylmuramic acid 6-phosphate etherase codes for MNILENINTEKRNPRSLNLDSMSIAEAVSLMIDEEYGVIEALKEQHTNITEVILATSYALKNAGRIVYVGAGTSGRLGILDAVECPPTFSVDYNTIIGLIAGGEKAFIQAQEGAEDDANFGKEDLQSINLTAKDIVIGIAASGRTPYVIGALEYANCIGATTVAISCTKQAKISQYAKYHIEAVPGPEVLTGSTRLKAGTTQKLILNMISTLSMVSVGKVYQNLMVDVKPTNQKLIERSKNIICEATGVNYAKATDFYLKANKSVKVAIVMILNDCDYEKALAILKNNNNFIKS; via the coding sequence ATGAATATCTTAGAAAATATTAATACAGAAAAAAGAAATCCTAGAAGTTTAAATCTTGATTCAATGTCTATAGCTGAAGCAGTCAGTTTAATGATAGATGAAGAGTATGGTGTAATTGAAGCACTAAAAGAACAACATACAAATATAACAGAGGTAATTTTAGCAACTTCTTATGCCTTAAAAAATGCTGGTAGGATTGTATATGTCGGTGCGGGAACTAGTGGTAGGTTAGGTATATTAGATGCTGTTGAATGCCCACCAACATTTAGTGTTGATTATAATACGATTATAGGCTTGATAGCTGGCGGTGAAAAGGCATTTATCCAAGCTCAAGAAGGTGCTGAAGATGATGCTAATTTTGGTAAAGAAGATTTGCAGAGCATAAATCTTACAGCTAAAGATATTGTAATAGGTATTGCTGCAAGCGGTAGGACACCATATGTGATTGGTGCTCTTGAGTATGCTAACTGTATTGGTGCAACTACAGTTGCTATTAGTTGTACTAAGCAAGCAAAAATATCTCAATATGCTAAATATCATATAGAGGCAGTACCGGGACCTGAAGTTTTAACAGGTTCAACAAGGCTAAAGGCTGGTACCACTCAAAAGCTGATTCTCAATATGATATCAACTCTTTCAATGGTCTCTGTCGGTAAAGTTTATCAAAATCTAATGGTAGATGTAAAACCTACTAACCAAAAGCTAATTGAACGCTCAAAAAATATTATTTGTGAAGCTACAGGAGTAAATTATGCAAAAGCAACTGATTTTTACTTAAAAGCCAATAAATCTGTCAAGGTTGCAATAGTAATGATATTAAATGATTGTGATTATGAAAAAGCTTTGGCAATATTAAAGAACAATAATAATTTTATAAAGAGCTAA
- a CDS encoding amino acid permease, with translation MNSNSKIKILGSIMIIVGTMIGGGILALPIITAKLGFVIGSVLIFIVWSIMTYTAVVISDISCSMPYGSSFKTIAEKYLGKPGGVIASIAFLILMYFISTAYISAAASSLSTSFPTLDEKLSSLIFVIIFGSIVVLGTRFVDYANRFFIILKILVLVILCVVFNRYIDVPNLFVTPVDLGISLIIAIPVFTTSFTSHIIVPALSDYLGKNAKDMKRIVIIGSIIPLILYLVWVVTILGVLPLHGPVSFMDSIFNHIPVDKANIGDILKTLGNKVRTPTTDAVLHIFTYVAIMTSFLSVNLSLFHFNLDTYKLYKTKKAIGYSIAAVLTFAIPLIINQMDPDIFIYAMTCVGLSIAILLMIMPALMAFKINSLGENFNYKISTYKSLWLISLISGVIVILCVVA, from the coding sequence ATGAATAGCAATAGTAAAATAAAAATTTTAGGATCTATAATGATTATTGTCGGCACCATGATTGGCGGCGGCATATTAGCTTTACCAATAATTACTGCTAAACTTGGTTTTGTAATAGGTTCAGTGCTCATATTCATAGTTTGGAGCATAATGACCTATACCGCGGTAGTTATATCAGATATCTCATGCTCGATGCCTTATGGCAGTAGTTTCAAAACTATAGCAGAAAAGTATCTTGGTAAGCCTGGTGGAGTTATTGCAAGTATTGCTTTTTTGATATTAATGTATTTCATAAGTACTGCATATATCTCTGCAGCTGCATCTTCATTATCAACATCATTCCCGACTCTTGATGAAAAACTATCATCTTTAATTTTTGTGATTATCTTTGGTAGTATCGTAGTCTTAGGGACTAGATTTGTTGACTATGCTAATAGATTTTTTATAATCCTAAAAATCTTAGTTTTAGTAATTTTATGTGTAGTTTTTAACAGATATATTGATGTTCCAAATCTTTTTGTGACCCCTGTTGACCTTGGGATATCGCTAATAATAGCCATACCTGTTTTTACAACATCTTTTACTTCACATATTATTGTGCCAGCATTATCTGACTATCTTGGTAAAAATGCCAAAGATATGAAGCGTATTGTTATAATAGGTAGCATTATTCCATTGATCCTATATTTAGTATGGGTCGTAACTATTCTAGGTGTACTACCACTACATGGTCCAGTAAGCTTTATGGATTCAATTTTTAATCATATTCCAGTAGATAAAGCCAATATCGGTGATATCTTAAAAACGCTAGGTAATAAAGTAAGAACTCCAACAACAGATGCTGTATTACATATTTTTACTTATGTGGCGATTATGACATCATTCTTAAGTGTGAACTTATCATTATTTCATTTTAATTTAGACACCTATAAATTATACAAAACCAAAAAAGCTATAGGTTATTCTATAGCAGCAGTACTGACCTTTGCTATACCGCTAATAATAAACCAAATGGATCCAGACATCTTTATTTATGCAATGACTTGTGTTGGTTTATCAATTGCTATTTTATTAATGATTATGCCAGCACTTATGGCATTTAAGATAAATAGCCTCGGCGAGAACTTCAATTACAAGATATCCACGTATAAAAGTTTATGGCTAATTTCACTAATTTCTGGTGTAATAGTTATATTATGTGTTGTTGCTTAA
- the mutS gene encoding DNA mismatch repair protein MutS has product MQDISNHTPMIQQYLKIKSQYQDILLFYRMGDFYELFFDDAKKAAELLDITLTARGKSNGESIPMAGVPYHAAETYIAKIVKKGLSIAICEQTGDPNTSKGPVERQVTRIITPATVSEEAFLDSNQDSILVSIFVKNNKYNLAYTSYTQGKIYLIKSLTNPNELKNAVLKLSPQEIITNSHELAQQNPFKRPIKALEEWYYSNFEAKKYINDSLDSNIANNVLNLYKNDQLATIGSILSYLANILKDTPRHITDISHEQEQDTLNIDINSRINLELDNNSKSSLLSIIGKCKTSLGSRLLKRYFSNPTRDLNILATRHSIINSLGENQHFLKIQELLSYISDIERIISRVALGTVKPKDLVALRDSLKQLPKLKKILSEKNTQEIENINKRIYQLDELVTLLDKAIIDNPPATIRDGGVIKDSFDKELDELKSIKDNSYDFLIKFEELQKQKTGISTLKVGYNRVHGYYIELSKQHADKIPTEYVRRQTLKASERYITEELKNFEDKVLSSKEKALAREKLIYDTLLKKVIEYYKQIQETAASIAEIDVLANFAERAIKLKLSQPKFNNLAKLELKEVRHLAIEHNIDEPFIPNDTLLSKDTNTLQIITGPNMGGKSTYMRQVAQLIFLAYIGSFVPASYADICDIDTIYTRIGASDDISSGRSTFMVEMTETAYILNNASAKSLVIMDEIGRGTSTFDGLALAKACAEKFAQIGAFTLFATHYFELTELAKQYPNVCNIHFEAKEYKDNIYFMHKAVTGAAKKSYGIQVAKLAGISQDVLESAKQNLYNLEKKQQLTESTQVQAQLELEPTTQKNSLQQKIDEIDINTITPLEALNILFELKKR; this is encoded by the coding sequence ATGCAAGATATTTCTAATCACACCCCGATGATACAACAATATTTAAAAATAAAATCACAGTATCAAGATATATTATTATTTTACCGTATGGGTGATTTTTATGAGCTTTTTTTTGATGATGCTAAAAAAGCTGCCGAACTCTTAGATATTACTCTGACTGCTCGTGGTAAATCAAATGGCGAATCAATCCCAATGGCTGGGGTACCATATCATGCTGCTGAAACTTATATTGCAAAAATTGTCAAAAAAGGTCTATCAATTGCTATCTGTGAGCAAACTGGTGATCCAAATACTTCAAAAGGTCCAGTGGAGAGGCAAGTCACACGAATTATAACTCCAGCAACAGTTTCTGAAGAGGCTTTCTTAGATAGTAATCAAGATAGTATTCTTGTGAGTATTTTTGTAAAAAATAATAAGTATAATTTAGCATACACAAGCTATACACAAGGGAAAATTTATCTAATCAAATCTCTTACAAACCCAAATGAGCTAAAAAATGCTGTTCTGAAATTATCACCTCAAGAGATTATTACTAACTCTCATGAACTTGCTCAGCAAAATCCTTTTAAAAGACCAATTAAAGCTTTAGAAGAATGGTATTATAGTAATTTTGAGGCAAAAAAATACATTAACGACTCTCTTGATTCCAATATTGCTAATAATGTCCTAAATCTTTATAAAAATGATCAGCTAGCAACTATTGGCTCGATACTTAGCTATCTTGCAAATATTCTTAAGGATACCCCTAGGCATATTACTGATATCAGCCATGAACAAGAGCAAGATACCCTTAACATCGATATAAATAGCCGCATAAATCTTGAGTTAGATAATAACTCAAAAAGTAGCTTACTTAGCATAATTGGTAAATGTAAGACTAGCCTTGGTAGTCGTTTACTAAAAAGGTATTTTAGCAATCCAACGAGAGATTTAAATATTTTAGCTACTCGCCATAGTATTATAAATAGTTTAGGTGAAAATCAACATTTTTTAAAAATTCAAGAGCTACTTAGTTATATTAGTGATATTGAAAGGATAATCTCACGGGTAGCACTTGGAACTGTAAAACCTAAAGATCTTGTTGCACTACGTGACTCTCTTAAGCAGTTACCAAAACTGAAAAAAATCCTTAGCGAAAAAAATACTCAAGAGATTGAAAATATTAATAAACGTATCTACCAGCTTGATGAACTTGTTACACTCTTAGACAAAGCAATTATTGATAATCCCCCAGCAACTATTCGTGATGGTGGTGTTATCAAAGATAGTTTTGATAAAGAGCTAGATGAACTAAAAAGCATAAAAGATAATTCTTATGATTTTCTTATCAAGTTTGAAGAGTTACAAAAACAAAAAACTGGTATAAGTACACTCAAAGTTGGTTACAATCGTGTTCATGGCTATTATATTGAGTTGTCTAAACAGCATGCTGATAAAATTCCAACTGAGTATGTCAGACGCCAAACTCTAAAAGCTAGTGAACGCTATATCACCGAAGAGCTAAAAAATTTCGAAGATAAAGTCCTTTCATCAAAAGAAAAAGCTCTAGCCCGTGAAAAGTTAATCTATGATACTCTATTAAAGAAAGTTATCGAATACTACAAGCAAATCCAAGAAACTGCCGCAAGTATTGCTGAAATAGATGTTTTAGCAAATTTTGCTGAGAGAGCTATTAAGCTTAAACTTAGTCAACCTAAGTTTAATAACTTAGCAAAATTAGAACTTAAAGAAGTTCGTCACCTTGCTATTGAGCATAATATTGATGAGCCATTTATACCTAATGATACATTACTGAGCAAAGATACTAATACCCTACAAATAATAACTGGTCCAAATATGGGCGGTAAATCGACATATATGCGCCAAGTTGCACAGCTAATATTTCTAGCTTATATCGGCTCATTTGTACCAGCAAGTTATGCGGATATTTGTGATATTGATACTATCTACACAAGGATTGGTGCATCTGATGATATATCTAGCGGTAGATCAACTTTTATGGTTGAAATGACTGAAACAGCTTATATTCTCAATAATGCTAGTGCCAAATCACTAGTAATAATGGATGAGATAGGTCGTGGCACAAGTACTTTTGATGGTTTAGCATTAGCTAAAGCATGCGCAGAGAAGTTTGCACAAATAGGAGCTTTTACTTTGTTTGCAACACATTATTTTGAGCTAACAGAATTAGCTAAACAATATCCAAATGTATGTAACATCCACTTTGAGGCAAAAGAATATAAGGATAATATCTACTTTATGCACAAAGCTGTCACAGGAGCAGCTAAAAAATCCTATGGCATCCAAGTAGCTAAACTTGCCGGAATATCTCAAGATGTCCTAGAGTCAGCAAAGCAAAATTTATATAATCTCGAAAAAAAACAACAGTTAACAGAATCAACCCAAGTCCAAGCCCAACTTGAGCTAGAACCAACAACTCAAAAAAATTCTTTACAACAAAAAATTGATGAAATCGATATCAACACAATAACACCCTTAGAGGCACTAAATATTCTCTTTGAACTAAAAAAACGCTAA